The Flammeovirgaceae bacterium genome contains a region encoding:
- a CDS encoding YfiR family protein yields MKMIKKILFTFLVASATTVFAQERPLHEVYSMMVYNFVKYVQWPDHTESGEFVIGVIGNNDVFATLNSWYGGKPRGSKTYVIKKFNSAADVADCHVVFIDKSKSGEFEAVNTKVKGKGTLVITDKAGLGEKGSGINFKNIDNKLKFELNQKAIEASNLKVSGSLTSMAILI; encoded by the coding sequence ATGAAAATGATTAAGAAAATCCTCTTCACCTTTCTGGTAGCCTCTGCTACAACTGTATTTGCACAGGAGCGCCCCCTGCACGAGGTGTACTCTATGATGGTGTATAACTTTGTGAAATACGTTCAATGGCCCGATCACACTGAGAGTGGCGAATTTGTTATTGGTGTTATTGGCAACAACGATGTGTTTGCCACACTAAACAGCTGGTATGGCGGCAAACCGCGCGGCAGCAAAACCTATGTGATTAAGAAATTCAACTCAGCAGCCGATGTGGCCGATTGTCATGTGGTGTTTATCGATAAATCAAAGAGCGGTGAGTTTGAAGCGGTAAATACCAAAGTTAAAGGCAAAGGCACATTGGTGATTACCGATAAAGCAGGTTTAGGCGAGAAAGGCAGTGGCATTAACTTTAAGAATATTGACAACAAGCTCAAGTTTGAGTTGAATCAGAAAGCTATTGAGGCTTCGAACCTGAAAGTTTCCGGTTCGCTTACTTCAATGGCTATATTGATTTAA
- a CDS encoding M42 family metallopeptidase, with the protein MDKKSKTFLFDYLNNASPTGFEYPGQQIWLNYLKPYIDDYLVDVYGTVVGVINPKEKYKVVIEAHADEISWFVGYITDDGYIYVKRNGGSDHQIAPSKRVNIHTEKGIVKGVFGWPAIHVRDAAKEEPPSLKNIFIDIGCESKKEVEAMGVHVGCVITFEDELMEMNKNYLVGRALDNRMGGFMIAQVARRLKEGKRKLPFCLYIVNSVQEEIGLRGAEMISRRLKPDLAICTDVTHDTCSPMYSKKETGHIKCGSGPVLCYGPAVQNNVLKMVIQTAQKRKIPFQRQAVSRSTGTDTDSFAYSAEGVASALISLPLKYMHTTVETVHKDDVENVIKLIFEVLLQVKPGHDFRYIK; encoded by the coding sequence TACCTGAAGCCCTACATTGACGATTACCTGGTTGATGTGTACGGCACGGTGGTGGGCGTTATTAACCCGAAAGAAAAGTACAAAGTGGTTATTGAAGCGCATGCCGATGAGATCTCCTGGTTTGTTGGCTACATTACCGATGACGGCTACATTTATGTTAAGCGCAATGGCGGGTCCGATCACCAGATAGCGCCCTCCAAGAGGGTAAACATCCATACCGAAAAAGGCATTGTAAAAGGTGTATTCGGCTGGCCGGCTATTCATGTACGCGATGCGGCCAAGGAAGAACCACCTTCCTTGAAAAACATTTTTATCGACATCGGCTGCGAAAGCAAGAAGGAAGTAGAAGCAATGGGTGTACATGTAGGTTGCGTTATCACCTTCGAAGATGAATTGATGGAGATGAACAAGAATTATCTGGTGGGTCGCGCACTCGATAACCGGATGGGTGGGTTTATGATTGCCCAAGTGGCCCGCAGACTAAAGGAGGGTAAAAGGAAACTTCCGTTCTGCCTGTACATCGTCAACTCGGTGCAGGAAGAAATCGGTTTGCGCGGTGCTGAAATGATTTCGCGCAGGTTAAAACCCGATCTGGCAATTTGTACGGATGTAACACACGATACCTGCTCGCCCATGTACAGCAAAAAGGAAACGGGTCATATTAAATGCGGCAGCGGTCCGGTGCTTTGTTATGGTCCGGCCGTGCAGAATAATGTTCTCAAAATGGTCATTCAAACAGCCCAAAAACGGAAAATTCCCTTCCAGCGGCAGGCCGTTAGCCGCTCCACCGGCACCGATACCGATTCGTTTGCCTACTCGGCCGAAGGAGTGGCCTCAGCGCTTATTTCCTTACCCCTTAAATACATGCACACCACGGTCGAGACGGTGCATAAAGACGATGTGGAAAACGTAATAAAGCTCATTTTTGAGGTTCTTTTGCAGGTTAAGCCGGGGCACGATTTCCGGTACATTAAGTAA